In a single window of the Papaver somniferum cultivar HN1 chromosome 8, ASM357369v1, whole genome shotgun sequence genome:
- the LOC113301172 gene encoding heavy metal-associated isoprenylated plant protein 30-like, whose product MPKGRHLALQTVELQVRMCCTGCERVVRKSILKLRGFVIYYSGIDSIEVDLEMEKVTVMGYVDPHKVLKAVRRSGKRAEFWADKPLYFTTTNNYFKDMTNDYKESYNYWRHGYNVGERHGSLNATTRGDDEVSNFFNDDNVNACCLM is encoded by the exons ACAGTGGAGCTTCAAGTCAGGATGTGCTGCACAGGTTGTGAAAGGGTTGTCAGAAAATCCATTCTCAAGCTGAGAG GTTTCGTGATATACTATTCAGGCATTGATTCAATAGAAGTGGACTTAGAGATGGAGAAGGTGACGGTAATGGGTTACGTGGACCCACACAAAGTACTAAAAGCAGTGAGGAGAAGTGGCAAAAGGGCTGAGTTCTGGGCAGATAAGCCGTTGTATTTTACCACCACCAACAATTACTTCAAAGACATGACAAATGACTACAAAGAGAGCTATAACTACTGGAGACATGGTTATAATGTTGGTGAAAGACATGGAAGTCTTAATGCAACAACCAGAGGTGATGATGAAGTCAGTAATTTCTTCAATGATGATAATGTTAACGCATGTTGTCTCATGTAA